Genomic window (Saccharomyces cerevisiae S288C chromosome X, complete sequence):
aaaaaggttaaCTACCGGAAAATCATTTCTTCTCGTAAAGTGTATATTTAGGTTCGGAAATCATAAACATTGTTTTTTTgtgttttttatttttaaataaaaagaataaatattttatattaaaaaataaattttaaaGTAAATTAATTATTTAACACGTGATTAAGTTACTCTAATATAATCCTATTTAATAATTAGTAGAGTTGTTGAGAACGagtataatattattttttttttatttttttgtaggTTCTTTGGCCATCCTAAATAGAATAAGCATCCACAACAACTAAACTGGTATTTTGTTATACACAACGCGTCTTGGTTAGGCATCTGTTTTGTTTTAGCTATTGTTCATcgcgtttttttttttcttatctcTTTTACCGAGGGGCGAAAATAGCGATAGATCGagaatataaataaataaaatattgttGTGTTGTGTAgttctaaagaaaaattttacaGTGAAAAGGTAACACCGGGGAGTCATTACGTAGACTTACGTATTCTGTATAACTGATTCCGAGACGCAAATGCCTGAGCAAGAACCATTGAGTCCCAATGGCCGTAAGCGCTCTGAGGTTCACTATATCTCAATCCCATTGAACAGAGGTTCCGCATTCTCACCAGATGATTCTGTATCACAGTTTCAGTCTGACGGGTTCATGACACGTAGGCAATCCATATTGGACCATCCTGTGGGCTCATTTAAGGGAGTTAATTCTTTAAGTCGATTTGCGACTTCGTTGAGGAGAGCCAATTCGTTTCGTAATATCGAGCTAAATGCGGATAATGAAAGatcctttttcaaagagaGTAACGATGAAACCTACGATCCGGATACTTTAGCACCAGCTTTGGACGGTAGAAGATTATCAGTAACTTTAAATAATGCTGGTCGCCCGCGCATTACTAATTTGGCTAACAACGATAGAGTTAGTACAGCCAGCATGGCTATTCACGATGATGATTATGGGTCCATCCAAAATTCAACAATTGGGGATTCTGGGTCAATATTACGCCCTACTGCCTCCTTAACAGAAATGATGAGTGGTGGAGCGGGGAGAAGGTTTACAAATAATGACATGGATTCAATTGTAGTGAAGAGAGTGGAGGGTGTAGATGGTAAGGTAGTAACTCTTCTTGCTGGTCAGTCGACCGCTCCACAGACCATATTCAACTCAATCAATGTACTGATTGGTATTGGGCTCCTGGCGTTACCTCTTGGTTTGAAATACGCCGGCTGGGTTATAGGACTTACTATGCTTGCAATCTTCGCCTTAGCGACATTTTGTACTGCTGAACTTTTGTCTAGGTGCCTAGATACAGATCCAACTTTGATATCTTACGCGGACTTGGGATATGCAGCATTTGGTACAAAAGGGCGCGCACTAATTTCTGCTCTTTTCACACTTGACCTACTGGGTAGTGGGGTGTCCTTGGTGATTCTCTTCGGAGATTCTTTAAATGCTCTATTTCCTCAATACTCCAccacttttttcaaaatagtttcattttttatcgTTACACCCCCGGTTTTTATACCATTGAGTGTTCTATCTAATATCTCGCTTCTGGGAATCCTTTCAACAACCGGAACTGTGCTAGTCATTTGCTGCTGCGGACTATACAAGTCGTCTTCTCCAGGTTCATTAGTTAATCCGATGGAAACGAGCATGTGGCCGATAGATCTAAAGCATCTCTGTTTATCTATAGGTTTATTGAGTGCCTGCTGGGGAGGACATGCGGTTTTTCCCAACTTAAAGACAGATATGAGGCATCCAGATAAATTTAAAGACTGTTTGAAAACTACCTATAAGATAACATCGGTTACGGACATAGGTACTGCAGTTATTGGCTTTTTGATGTTTGGAAATCTTGTTAAAGATGAAATTACTAAGAACGTTTTGCTGACGGAGGGATATCCAAAATTCGTTTATGGTCTGATTTCAGCGCTTATGACTATCATTCCTATCGCAAAGACCCCATTGAACGCAAGACCTATCGTTTCTGTATTGGACGTTCTGATGAATGTGCAACACATAGATGAAGCGGCCAGCGccataaaaagaagagctGCGAAAGGCCTTCAAGTATTCAATAGGATCTTTATTAATGTTGTCTTCGTTTTGATAGCTATTAATTTCCCTGAATTTGATAAGATTATCGCATTTCTGGGGGCCGGTTTGTGTTTTACAATTTGCCTAATTTTGCCGTGTTGGTTCTATTTAAGATTGTGCAAGACAACAATCAAACCATGGGAGAGAGTGGCTTGTCACGTAACCATATGTATTAGTGTCGTGTTGTCCACATTAGGTGTTGGTGCTGCAATTATTTCATAATCGACGAGGGGCATACTTACTCTACTTAAAATTCATTTACATTAGCTCTGTACTtctgataatgaaaaaccATTGCGtaatatacatattttCGTGTAGAATTATTTCCATAAAATATTCACCGCCTTTTCTGTACTGGCCGCCGGCATGCGAGGGAagcagaaaattttcaattttgcGATGAGCTCTTGAAGAAACAGTGTTTTGTTATGAATAAATGATGTGTGCACGAAAGACCCAAGGAAAGTCGTATAATGTCAGAACTCTTTGGAGTATTGAAATCTAATGCTGGCAGAATTATTTTGAAGGACCCCTCCGCCACTTCTAAAGATGTTAAAGCATATATAGATTCAGTTATCAATACCTGTAAGAATGGGAGTATTACAAAGAAAGCAGAACTGGACGAAATCACTGTTGATGGTTTAGACGCCAATCAAGTTTGGTGGCAGGTCAAACTAGTTCTTGATAGTATTGATGGTGATCTAATTCAAGGAATTCAAGAACTCAAAGATGTTGTCACGCCTTCTCACAATCTCTCTGATGGTAGCACCCTGAACTCATCATCCGGGGAAGAAAGTGAACTAGAGGAGGCAGAAAGtgtttttaaagaaaagcagATGCTCTCTGCTGATGTTTCTGAGATTGAGGAGCAGAGTAATGATAGTCTTTCCGAGAACGATGAAGAACCTAGTATGGATGACGAAAAAACCAGTGCAGAGGCAGCTAGAGAAGAATTTGCggaggaaaaaagaatttcttcTGGGCAAGATGAAAGGCATTCTTCACCCGATCCTTATGGTATCAATGATAAGTTTTTCGATCTCGAAAAGTTCAATAGGGATACTTTAGCTGCAGAAGATTCTAACGAAGCTTCTGAGGGGAGtgaggatgaagatatAGATTATTTTCAAGATATGCCTTCAGATGACGAGGAGGAGGAGGCTATTTATTATGAAGACTTTTTTGACAAACCCACAAAAGAACCTGTGAAGAAGCACTCTGACGTAAAAGatccaaaagaagatgaagaattggatgaagaagagcaTGATTCTGCCATGGATAAAGTGAAATTAGACTTATTTGCGgatgaggaagatgaaCCGAATGCTGAGGGAGTGGGAGAAGCCAGTGACAAGAACTTATCTAGTTTCGAAAAGCAACAAATAGAGATTAGAAAACAGATAGAACAATTGGAAAACGAAGCGGTTGCCGAGAAGAAATGGTCTTTGAAGGGTGAAGTAAAGGCAAAGGATCGTCCCGAAGATGCATTGCTCACTGAGGAACTTGAATTCGACAGAACTGCAAAGCCTGTTCCTGTTATAACAAGTGAGGTCACAGaatcattagaagatatgATTAGACGAAGGATACAGGACAGTAACTTTGACGaccttcaaagaagaaccCTGTTAGACATCACACGTAAGTCTCAACGGCCTCAATTTGAATTGAGTGATGTTAAATCCTCGAAGTCGTTAGCAGAAATATATGAGGATGACTACACACGCGCTGAAGATGAATCTGCATTAAGTGAAGAGCTTCAAAAGGCACATTCCGAAATATCAGAACTTTATGCTAACTTGGTATATAAATTGGATGTGCTTTCATCAGTGCACTTCGTTCCTAAGCCAGCAAGTACTTCTTTGGAAATTAGAGTTGAAACACCCACTATATCGATGGAGGATGCTCAACCTCTCTATATGTCGAATGCCTCTTCTTTGGCTCCTCAAGAGATATACAATGTCGGTAAAGCAGAAAAGGACGGAGAAATTCGCTTGAAGAATGGTGTTGCAATGTCTAAGGAAGAATTAACCAGAGAAGATAAAAACAGATTGCGCAGggctttgaaaagaaaaagatcGAAAGCTAATTTGCCAAATGTAAACAAAAGATCTAAAAGGAATGATGTTGTTGACACTTTGTCAAAAGCCAAGAATATTACTGTTATCAATCAAAAGggtgaaaagaaagatgtTTCCGGTAAAACGAAGAAGAGCAGATCAGGGCCAGATAGCACAAATATAAAACTTTGAACACGCCGAAGAAGACTTAGTTTGTATTTaggtaaaaaattatttcttcatAACTCTGTTCACCCAGCATTTTTTATGGAATATCGACCTTGTAATGTCATTAACCCCTTAAAGGACCacttaaagaaaatgaagtgCATCATGAAATATTCATGACGAGATGCGGAACATATACACTCATAAATACCAGAAGAATGTGctgaataattttttgttggtAATTGGCTGTCATTTAAAGTATCGTTGAAACAAGAGGTATTGGAAGATAGCTAATTTTAGTATTATTTATGACGTTCTTTCCTGGATAAATGTAGATGTATATACGTAATAAAATGTTAATTAGTAAGTTATATGCTTTCCATATAATGTTCTATCTTAGTCTGCATAACTTGTTTGcttgtttttgtttctaaCGCTTCTCCATACTGGGCTAAgagattttttattttttttgcagcAGTCGGCCCTGATATCAGCTTTTCTCCTAGTGCGCCATCAAAGATGACCCTGGCAAAATCAGCATCATCTCTGGATAAGAATGCTAAAATGAGCGATTCAGTTAATACGTCACTTTCAGCAAGATCTGTGTACTTATCTTTCTCTCGTTTAGCAGTAGATATATTAGAATTGTAAATTTTGAGAGATAGATCAATATTTGCTTTCGCGTTAGCA
Coding sequences:
- the AVT1 gene encoding Avt1p (Vacuolar transporter; imports large neutral amino acids into vacuole; targeted to vacuole via AP-3 pathway; member of family of seven S. cerevisiae genes (AVT1-7) related to vesicular GABA-glycine transporters), whose amino-acid sequence is MPEQEPLSPNGRKRSEVHYISIPLNRGSAFSPDDSVSQFQSDGFMTRRQSILDHPVGSFKGVNSLSRFATSLRRANSFRNIELNADNERSFFKESNDETYDPDTLAPALDGRRLSVTLNNAGRPRITNLANNDRVSTASMAIHDDDYGSIQNSTIGDSGSILRPTASLTEMMSGGAGRRFTNNDMDSIVVKRVEGVDGKVVTLLAGQSTAPQTIFNSINVLIGIGLLALPLGLKYAGWVIGLTMLAIFALATFCTAELLSRCLDTDPTLISYADLGYAAFGTKGRALISALFTLDLLGSGVSLVILFGDSLNALFPQYSTTFFKIVSFFIVTPPVFIPLSVLSNISLLGILSTTGTVLVICCCGLYKSSSPGSLVNPMETSMWPIDLKHLCLSIGLLSACWGGHAVFPNLKTDMRHPDKFKDCLKTTYKITSVTDIGTAVIGFLMFGNLVKDEITKNVLLTEGYPKFVYGLISALMTIIPIAKTPLNARPIVSVLDVLMNVQHIDEAASAIKRRAAKGLQVFNRIFINVVFVLIAINFPEFDKIIAFLGAGLCFTICLILPCWFYLRLCKTTIKPWERVACHVTICISVVLSTLGVGAAIIS
- the MPP10 gene encoding rRNA-processing protein MPP10 (Component of the SSU processome and 90S preribosome; required for pre-18S rRNA processing, interacts with and controls the stability of Imp3p and Imp4p, essential for viability; similar to human Mpp10p); this translates as MSELFGVLKSNAGRIILKDPSATSKDVKAYIDSVINTCKNGSITKKAELDEITVDGLDANQVWWQVKLVLDSIDGDLIQGIQELKDVVTPSHNLSDGSTLNSSSGEESELEEAESVFKEKQMLSADVSEIEEQSNDSLSENDEEPSMDDEKTSAEAAREEFAEEKRISSGQDERHSSPDPYGINDKFFDLEKFNRDTLAAEDSNEASEGSEDEDIDYFQDMPSDDEEEEAIYYEDFFDKPTKEPVKKHSDVKDPKEDEELDEEEHDSAMDKVKLDLFADEEDEPNAEGVGEASDKNLSSFEKQQIEIRKQIEQLENEAVAEKKWSLKGEVKAKDRPEDALLTEELEFDRTAKPVPVITSEVTESLEDMIRRRIQDSNFDDLQRRTLLDITRKSQRPQFELSDVKSSKSLAEIYEDDYTRAEDESALSEELQKAHSEISELYANLVYKLDVLSSVHFVPKPASTSLEIRVETPTISMEDAQPLYMSNASSLAPQEIYNVGKAEKDGEIRLKNGVAMSKEELTREDKNRLRRALKRKRSKANLPNVNKRSKRNDVVDTLSKAKNITVINQKGEKKDVSGKTKKSRSGPDSTNIKL